The Apostichopus japonicus isolate 1M-3 chromosome 20, ASM3797524v1, whole genome shotgun sequence genome contains a region encoding:
- the LOC139960897 gene encoding 5-aminolevulinate synthase, erythroid-specific, mitochondrial-like produces the protein MAQIALRCPFLTRLPAGFARRAGNSLFSYAEGCPVMTQVMQRHASNHHQNVDLAKAMAADSKVEMKCPFLANMEKTKKMNPIVDSDIFCETCNKSVPAQVVNEANKEHCKPATIVQKVDKVTEKQREFESVDGTFNYEVFMKEEIEKKKLNHTYRIFKKVNRRASEFPFAEEFSKPLTSGLGQEISVWCSNDYLGMTRHEKVVKAVQDTAAKHGTGAGGTRNISGNTTYHESLEATVARLHQKEAGLVFTSCFVANDSTLFTLARALPGCEIYSDAGNHASMIQGIRNSKVPKFIFRHNDTEHLEELLKKSDPLTPKIVAFETVHSMTGDISPLKELCDISHKYGALTFVDEVHAVGLYGHHGAGVGERDGCLEDMDIISGTLGKAFGMIGGYIAGSANLVDMVRSYAAGFIFTTSLPPMVLQGAMTSIGVLAGEEGRKLRSRHQEMVKILRTKLLDAGIPAVNMPSHIIPIHVGDPAACTAAADTLMEKHSIYVQAINAPTVAPGEERLRVAPTPYHTPEMMDKFVAAMVDVWETCDLPLNKQESPSFGQQV, from the exons ATGGCCCAGATAGCTCTCCGATGCCCTTTCTTGACTCGACTCCCCGCTGGATTTGCGAGACGTGCAGGCAATTCCCTGTTCAGCTATGCGGAAGGATGCCCTGTGATGACACAAGTGATGCAGCGCCATGCCTCCAACCACCATCAGAATGTGGATCTGGCCAAGGCAATGGCTGCAG ATTCCAAAGTGGAAATGAAGTGTCCATTCCTGGCTAACATGGAGAAGACCAAGAAGATGAACCCCATCGTCGATAGCGACATCTTCTGCGAGACTTGTAACAAGTCCGTTCCGGCTCAGGTTGTGAATGAGGCTAACAAAG AGCACTGTAAGCCTGCAACTATCGTCCAGAAAGTTGACAAGGTAACTGAGAAGCAGAGAGAGTTTGAAAGTG TCGATGGGACCTTTAACTATGAGGTGTTcatgaaagaagaaattgaaaagAAGAAGCTGAACCACACCTATCGCATCTTTAAGAAAGTGAACCGTCGGGCCAGTGAGTTCCCGTTTGCGGAAGAGTTTTCCAAGCCACTGACCTCTGGCCTGGGTCAGGAGATCTCTGTCTGGTGTAGCAACGACTACCTGGGTATGACCCGGCACGAGAAGGTCGTTAAAGCTGTGCA GGACACTGCGGCGAAGCACGGGACCGGTGCAGGAGGCACTCGTAATATATCAGGCAACACTACCTACCATGAATCCTTAGAGGCCACCGTCGCCCGGTTGCACCAGAAGGAGGCTGGGCTAGTCTTCACTTCCTGTTTTGTGGCTAACGACTCTACCCTGTTTACTTTAGCCAGGGCTCTGCCAG GTTGCGAGATCTACTCAGATGCAGGAAACCACGCCTCCATGATCCAAGGTATACGAAACTCCAAAGTGCCCAAGTTCATCTTTCGCCACAACGACACCGAACACCTTGAAGAACTGCTGAAGAAGTCGGACCCCCTGACACCCAAGATTGTGGCCTTTGAGACGGTTCACTCTATGACCG GTGACATTTCACCCCTGAAGGAATTATGTGACATTTCCCACAAGTATGGAGCTCTTACCTTTGTGGATGAGGTCCATGCCGTTGGTCTCTACGGTCATCATGGCGCAGGAGTTGGGGAGCGTGATGGTTGTCTGGAGGACATGGATATCATCTCAGGAACTTTAG GTAAAGCCTTTGGGATGATCGGTGGTTACATCGCTGGCTCAGCCAACCTGGTGGATATGGTGAGGAGTTATGCCGCGGGATTCATCTTTACTACTTCGCTGCCACCAATGGTACTTCAAGGAGCAATGACTTCGATCGGA GTCCTGGCTGGCGAGGAGGGTCGAAAGCTTCGTAGCCGTCACCAAGAGATGGTGAAAATTCTGAGGACCAAGTTACTGGATGCCGGTATTCCTGCTGTCAACATGCCCAGTCATATCATCCCAATTCAC GTCGGTGATCCTGCTGCCTGCACTGCCGCTGCGGATACCCTGATGGAGAAGCACAGTATATATGTGCAGGCTATCAACGCCCCTACCGTGGCACCTGGGGAGGAACGTCTCAGGGTGGCACCCACTCCTTACCATACCCCGGAGATGATGGACAAGTTTGTGGCGGCAATGGTGGACGTCTGGGAGACCTGTGATCTACCTCTTAACAAGCAGGAGAGCCCTAGCTTTGGTCAACAAGTTTAG
- the LOC139961153 gene encoding uncharacterized protein, whose translation MDSSDEENVMPVERKTPSPPPRPVEDLSTNDICLRFECPEHFQEVSTTERSQVHLADVADNKELWLIRVPNNFDSSSIDDVVLNLKSSTQFSCEGKKYQAITKKLKKNQVKGSTEVLLPNEHGVLCSAQKFKGHVTVIEVPDIPDIKIPASPPSPKIELPTGMRERFQPFGCGKTDTSPGKQKKKKKVKKKKSLDQSDKFEETFPIKCEEETDSSFANFSQSTPTDEEDTKKKNKKKKKKKSLDQSDKFEETFSFKSEEETDSSFANFSQSTPTDEEDTKPFAIKRTATDLSDSGAPNIKKKKKKVKKEKR comes from the exons ATGGATTCATCAGATGAGGAGAATGTGATGCCCGTAGAGAGAAAAACTCCCTCTCCACCTCCAAGGCCTGTTGAAGATCTGTCTACAAATGATATATGTTTGCG GTTTGAATGTCCTGAACACTTTCAAGAGGTATCCACAACTGAGAGAAGTCAAGTCCACCTGGCAGATGTGGCAGACAATAAAGAACTGTGGCTTATAAGAGTACCAAACAAT TTTGACAGCTCCTCCATAGATGATGTCGTTTTGAACTTGAAAAGTAGCACGCAGTTTTCTTGTGAAGGGAAGAAGTATCAGGCAATCACCAAGAAACTCAAGAAAAACCAAGTAAAG GGTTCCACAGAAGTTTTGTTACCCAATGAGCATGGTGTGCTCTGCTCAG CTCAAAAGTTTAAAGGCCATGTGACAGTTATAGAGGTCCCAGACATTCCAGATATCAAAATTCCCGCCTCCCCACCTTCACCGAAAATAGAACTGCCCACTGGGATGAGGGAGAGGTTTCAACCGTTTGGATGTG GAAAGACTGATACATCACCAGGcaaacagaagaaaaagaagaaggtgaaaaagaagaaaagtttggaTCAATCAGACAAATTTGAAGAGACATTTCCTATTAAGTGTGAAGAGGAGACGGACTCGTCTTTTGCGAACTTCTCACAATCGACACCAACAGATGAAGAAGAcacgaagaagaagaataagaagaagaagaagaagaaaagtttggaTCAATCAGACAAATTTGAAGAGACATTTTCTTTCAAGAGTGAAGAGGAGACGGACTCGTCTTTTGCGAACTTCTCACAATCGACACCAACAGATGAAGAAGACACAAAGCCATTTGCGATTAAGAGAACG GCTACAGACCTTTCTGATTCAGGAGCACCAAAtattaagaagaagaagaaaaaggtaaagaaagaaaaacgatGA